The region ATTTTCTTCTACCTATTGTAAGCTTATACACCTTACTAAAGTCTATATCGCGATTGACGTAAACACCAACTATATCTCCTTGATTTCTATAAAGGACTGGTTTTATTTTTATAAATTCCTCAAGTGCAGTATTTGCCATTTGTTGTGTAGAGTCTCTTGTGTTTTCACTATAGTCATAGCTATTGTCACGTTTGCCATTTGCAGCATAATTAAAAACGTCATCTACCATTGAAAGCAATATGCTAGCACCAAATCTTTTTAGCCATTGATGATCAACGTATCCTTGTAGACCGCTACCGCCTAATTCATCACTAGCACCACTTTGAACTGGAATGTTAATATTGTTTGGTGTTCTGATCTCGCTCCAAATAACAAAAATTCTATTCATTCCATCATTCATCTCTCCGCTTCTGAAGCTGCCAAAGATTTTGCTTCCCTTTTCAATTAAGAGAGTTACGCCATCTTTGCTATATACGTCTTCGCTAGTTGTGCAAGATATTCCGCCTTTAATTTGAGACACAAGTCTAGTGTCGAGCGAACAACCAATATATGTGCCTTTTTGAAGCAAGAGACTAGGGTTAAATTTGTCTTTTA is a window of Campylobacter concisus DNA encoding:
- the virB10 gene encoding type IV secretion system protein VirB10, which encodes MSKNRSNENMNNQESQVERIEYEHPEVENEPSKKLMVIAVMVLCLVVFVMVGLSFLGKNREANDAVKSQVQQIGTEVKNKNFELPQQEVSQKNFQEFQAASAPQQTPVQVASKPDPLSNITVVQKTIFKPKVFKTGSSLAIATSSSSKKDIYVADQNISWAEQAKRFEEDQDYEGNTYTPKIAVKDKFNPSLLLQKGTYIGCSLDTRLVSQIKGGISCTTSEDVYSKDGVTLLIEKGSKIFGSFRSGEMNDGMNRIFVIWSEIRTPNNINIPVQSGASDELGGSGLQGYVDHQWLKRFGASILLSMVDDVFNYAANGKRDNSYDYSENTRDSTQQMANTALEEFIKIKPVLYRNQGDIVGVYVNRDIDFSKVYKLTIGRRK